The window GGCCGTGAAACGGGATTGCCGCTCGATACCGAATTTGGGAGAGTGTCCGTAATTCCACTCCCAAGTACCAAATTTAGTGGCCCGCAACTGCTCAATCTCGGCCAGTTCCTTTTCAGTAAAAGAGTACCCGCGCATCTCCGGGAATCTGGTTTTCATCTGCTCCAACAACTTATCGGCAAACTCATTGATCGTTATCTTTTCCGGCAAGTGAGGCAGAATATTGTCCACCACGCTGCGCACCGATTTCACGCTCTTGCTCTCGATCTTGTCTTTGGGTACCTCAAGAGCTTTGGAGAGGACGGTCAGGTCGGTATTGAAAAGCAGGCAACCGTGATGCATGACCCTACCCGGAATATATGCCTGTGCATTTCCGCAAATCTTCTTTCCATCAATGACAAGGTCGTTCCTTCCTGTAAACTCGGCTTTTACACCTAATTCGGCCAGGGTGTCGATAACCGGCTTCGAGAAACTCCTGAAGTCGAAATCTGCCCCCTTGTCCTCGTTTGAGATGATGGTATAATTGAGGTTGTTCA of the Petrimonas mucosa genome contains:
- a CDS encoding lipoate--protein ligase, with protein sequence MIYIVNKSTKPDYNIALEEYCFKRLLQHDKIFILWINEPAIIVGKHQNTIEEINPEYVKEHGIHVVRRISGGGAVYHDLNNLNYTIISNEDKGADFDFRSFSKPVIDTLAELGVKAEFTGRNDLVIDGKKICGNAQAYIPGRVMHHGCLLFNTDLTVLSKALEVPKDKIESKSVKSVRSVVDNILPHLPEKITINEFADKLLEQMKTRFPEMRGYSFTEKELAEIEQLRATKFGTWEWNYGHSPKFGIERQSRFTAGKIQVFADVKNAKIQQIRFYGTFFGNNSDLSEVENLLVGVRYTPEDVREALSTIGFNHYFAGFSLDELTEAIVG